Proteins from a genomic interval of Lycium ferocissimum isolate CSIRO_LF1 chromosome 2, AGI_CSIRO_Lferr_CH_V1, whole genome shotgun sequence:
- the LOC132036966 gene encoding protein trichome birefringence-like 19 has product MELPFWRNSSTAQRIPGICLLLALILIILSLLPLYHPFCWYPANLVVDHSSKTPPPYHTKDEKIKITEEEDTCDVFIGEWVPNPDAPYYTNTTCWAIHEHQNCMKYGRPDTEFLKWKWKPKGCELPIFNPYQFLDMMRNKSMAFIGDSVGRNQMQSIMCLLSRVEYPIDISYDQDQNFKRWKYTTYNFTLAAYWSPFLVKVKESDPDGPSHTGLFNLYLDEPDPKWTTQIAQFDYLILNSAHWFTRCSVYYEKNQIIGCRYCGLPNVTEIPINYGYQKAIKTALIAINSLENFKGVTFIRTIAPSHFEGGEWNKGGNCVRKGPFRSNETSLNGVSLEFYRTQVEEFKVAAEEGKKKGKRFRLLDTTQAMLLRPDGHPSKYGHWPNANVVLYNDCVHWCLPGPIDSWSDFLLHMLKLEGRRALEENLQLK; this is encoded by the exons ATGGAGCTTCCCTTTTGGAGAAACTCCAGTACAGCTCAGAGAATTCCAGGAATTTGCTTACTTCTTgctttaatattaataattcttAGTCTTCTCCCCCTTTATCACCCTTTTTGTTGGTACCCTGCGAATTTAGTCGTAGACCATTCTTCTAAAACACCACCACCATATCATACTAAGgacgaaaaaataaaaattactgaGGAGGAAGACACGTGTGATGTATTCATTGGAGAGTGGGTTCCTAACCCTGATGCTCCATATTACACGAACACGACATGTTGGGCTATCCACGAGCACCAAAATTGCATGAAATATGGGAGACCTGATACTGAATTCTTGAAATGGAAGTGGAAGCCAAAAGGGTGTGAATTGCCAATTTTCAACCCGTATCAGTTTTTGGATATGATGAGGAACAAGTCTATGGCATTTATTGGAGATTCAGTAGGAAGAAACCAAATGCAGTCTATAATGTGCCTCTTGTCTCGG GTGGAATATCCGATTGATATTTCTTATGACCAAgatcaaaatttcaaaaggtggaaatacacaacatataacttTACCCTAGCAGCATATTGGTCACCCTTCTTGGTCAAAGTTAAAGAGTCAGATCCTGATGGTCCTAGCCACACAGGACTTTTCAATCTTTATCTTGATGAACCTGATCCAAAATGGACTACCCAAATTGCACAATTCGATTATCTGATCCTCAATTCTGCTCATTGGTTCACAAGGTGCAGTGTTTACTacgaaaaaaatcaaataattggCTGTCGTTACTGTGGACTCCCAAATGTTACTGAAATCCCAATTAATTATGGCTATCAAAAAGCAATTAAAACAGCTTTAATAGCCATAAATagtttagaaaattttaaaggtGTTACTTTTATTAGGACTATTGCACCCTCTCATTTTGAAGGTGGTGAATGGAATAAAGGTGGAAATTGTGTGAGAAAAGGGCCATTTAGAAGCAATGAGACAAGTTTGAATGgtgtaagtttggaattttaTAGGACACAAGTTGAAGAATTTAAGGTTGCAGCTGAGGAAGGgaagaaaaagggtaaaaggttcAGATTATTGGACACGACACAAGCAATGTTGTTGAGACCAGATGGTCATCCTAGTAAATATGGACATTGGCCAAATGCTAATGTGGTTTTGTATAATGATTGTGTACATTGGTGTTTGCCTGGTCCTATTGATTCTTGGAGTGATTTCTTGCTTcatatgttgaagttggagggcAGGAGAGCTCTTGAAGAAAATCTTCAACTGAAATAA